One Prunus dulcis chromosome 7, ALMONDv2, whole genome shotgun sequence DNA segment encodes these proteins:
- the LOC117635104 gene encoding uncharacterized protein LOC117635104 isoform X2 has translation MPTFTVVALDRLLEPGTSSKSVDMSSLPNSKPISNSMPVPESKLERRNSTSVVENRLHRPPIKPALYATPEATPLPDSPTSFPPSPYIINHKRRGPRLLKSYSEQDVSIHQKAGNEEKLNGDVNNAEAKLSSSTVDDSATFTFPKPVEVQHSNGFHHFESSNGKLGTSNGKLRSSNVELSKDSDRDDDLWKQPAMTPERDSDREDFFDPKDSMSVSSYTDGEVNAGAERSAQTSTPMGEFYDAWEELSSESGHGQQLSVSDVEAELHEMRLSLLMEIEKRKQTEESLNNLRNQWQRIRQHLSLVGLTLPADPTAAAGHEELGSDPAEELCQQVHLARFVSNSIGRGIIRAEMEMEMEAQIESKNFEIARLVDKLRNYEAMNQEMVQRNQDVLELARRDRERRERRQRWVWGSIAAALTLGTAALAYSYIPSGRGSPNYDSDVPESHNAGK, from the exons ATGCCGACTTTCACTGTCGTAGCTTTAGATAGGTTATTAGAACCTGGAACTTCTTCCAAATCCGTTGACATGTCTTCCCTTCCGAATTCCAAGCCtatttcaaattcaatgcCGGTTCCTGAGTCCAAGCTGGAGAGAAGGAACAGTACCTCAGTTGTGGAGAACAGGCTTCATCGACCTCCAATAAAGCCAGCCCTCTATGCTACTCCTGAGGCCACCCCACTCCCTGATTCACCTACTTCCTTCCCTCCCTCGCCTTACATCATCAACCACAAGCGCCGAGGCCCTCGCCTTCTCAAGAGTTATTCCGAGCAGGATGTGTCCATACACCAGAAGGCCGGAAATGAAGAGAAACTCAATGGGGATGTTAACAATGCAGAGGCCAAGTTGTCGAGTTCAACTGTGGATGATTCGGCTACTTTCACTTTTCCCAAGCCTGTTGAAGTGCAACATTCGAATGGCTTTCATCATTTTGAAAGCAGCAATGGGAAGCTTGGGACAAGTAATGGGAAACTT AGAAGCAGTAATGTGGAACTAAGTAAAGATTCGGACAGGGATGATGATTTGTGGAAGCAACCTGCGATGACTCCAGAAAGAGATAGCGACCGTGAAGATTTCTTTGATCCAAAAGACTCCATGAGTGTCTCAAGTTACACAGATGGAGAGGTAAATGCTGGGGCAGAGCGTTCTGCGCAGACCAGTACACCCATGGGGGAGTTCTATGATGCTTGGGAAG AACTTTCATCTGAGAGTGGGCATGGGCAGCAGCTTTCCGTTTCTGATGTTGAAGCTGAATTACATGAAATGAGATTGAgtcttttgatggaaatagAGAAGCGGAAGCAAACAGAAGAATCCTTGAATAACTTGCGAAACCAGTGGCAGAGGATTAGGCAACATTTATCTCTTGTAGGATTGACACTCCCTGCAGATCCCACTGCTGCAGCAGGGCATGAGGAACTAGGTTCTGATCCTGCAGAAGAGTTGTGCCAACAAGTTCACCTTGCTAGGTTTGTATCAAATTCTATTGGAAGGGGCATAATAAGGGCtgagatggagatggagatggaAGCTCAGATTGAGTCAAAGAACTTTGAGATTGCTCGGTTGGTGGACAAACTCCGTAATTATGAGGCTATGAATCAGGAAATGGTTCAGAGGAATCAGGACGTTCTCG AGCTGGCACGGCGTGACAGGGAGAGAAGGGAAAGAAGACAGAGGTGGGTCTGGGGCTCGATTGCTGCTGCCTTAACTCTTGGTACTGCAGCCTTGGCATACTCTTATATCCCGTCTGGTAGGGGATCGCCAAACTACGATTCTGATGTTCCTGAGAGTCATAATGCAGGCAAATGA
- the LOC117635104 gene encoding uncharacterized protein LOC117635104 isoform X1 gives MPTFTVVALDRLLEPGTSSKSVDMSSLPNSKPISNSMPVPESKLERRNSTSVVENRLHRPPIKPALYATPEATPLPDSPTSFPPSPYIINHKRRGPRLLKSYSEQDVSIHQKAGNEEKLNGDVNNAEAKLSSSTVDDSATFTFPKPVEVQHSNGFHHFESSNGKLGTSNGKLRSSNAELGSSSEREDSFHESKKRSSNVELSKDSDRDDDLWKQPAMTPERDSDREDFFDPKDSMSVSSYTDGEVNAGAERSAQTSTPMGEFYDAWEELSSESGHGQQLSVSDVEAELHEMRLSLLMEIEKRKQTEESLNNLRNQWQRIRQHLSLVGLTLPADPTAAAGHEELGSDPAEELCQQVHLARFVSNSIGRGIIRAEMEMEMEAQIESKNFEIARLVDKLRNYEAMNQEMVQRNQDVLELARRDRERRERRQRWVWGSIAAALTLGTAALAYSYIPSGRGSPNYDSDVPESHNAGK, from the exons ATGCCGACTTTCACTGTCGTAGCTTTAGATAGGTTATTAGAACCTGGAACTTCTTCCAAATCCGTTGACATGTCTTCCCTTCCGAATTCCAAGCCtatttcaaattcaatgcCGGTTCCTGAGTCCAAGCTGGAGAGAAGGAACAGTACCTCAGTTGTGGAGAACAGGCTTCATCGACCTCCAATAAAGCCAGCCCTCTATGCTACTCCTGAGGCCACCCCACTCCCTGATTCACCTACTTCCTTCCCTCCCTCGCCTTACATCATCAACCACAAGCGCCGAGGCCCTCGCCTTCTCAAGAGTTATTCCGAGCAGGATGTGTCCATACACCAGAAGGCCGGAAATGAAGAGAAACTCAATGGGGATGTTAACAATGCAGAGGCCAAGTTGTCGAGTTCAACTGTGGATGATTCGGCTACTTTCACTTTTCCCAAGCCTGTTGAAGTGCAACATTCGAATGGCTTTCATCATTTTGAAAGCAGCAATGGGAAGCTTGGGACAAGTAATGGGAAACTTAGAAGCAGTAATGCGGAACTGGGTAGCAGTAGTGAGCGTGAAGATAGTTTCCATGAGTCGAAAAAGAGAAGCAGTAATGTGGAACTAAGTAAAGATTCGGACAGGGATGATGATTTGTGGAAGCAACCTGCGATGACTCCAGAAAGAGATAGCGACCGTGAAGATTTCTTTGATCCAAAAGACTCCATGAGTGTCTCAAGTTACACAGATGGAGAGGTAAATGCTGGGGCAGAGCGTTCTGCGCAGACCAGTACACCCATGGGGGAGTTCTATGATGCTTGGGAAG AACTTTCATCTGAGAGTGGGCATGGGCAGCAGCTTTCCGTTTCTGATGTTGAAGCTGAATTACATGAAATGAGATTGAgtcttttgatggaaatagAGAAGCGGAAGCAAACAGAAGAATCCTTGAATAACTTGCGAAACCAGTGGCAGAGGATTAGGCAACATTTATCTCTTGTAGGATTGACACTCCCTGCAGATCCCACTGCTGCAGCAGGGCATGAGGAACTAGGTTCTGATCCTGCAGAAGAGTTGTGCCAACAAGTTCACCTTGCTAGGTTTGTATCAAATTCTATTGGAAGGGGCATAATAAGGGCtgagatggagatggagatggaAGCTCAGATTGAGTCAAAGAACTTTGAGATTGCTCGGTTGGTGGACAAACTCCGTAATTATGAGGCTATGAATCAGGAAATGGTTCAGAGGAATCAGGACGTTCTCG AGCTGGCACGGCGTGACAGGGAGAGAAGGGAAAGAAGACAGAGGTGGGTCTGGGGCTCGATTGCTGCTGCCTTAACTCTTGGTACTGCAGCCTTGGCATACTCTTATATCCCGTCTGGTAGGGGATCGCCAAACTACGATTCTGATGTTCCTGAGAGTCATAATGCAGGCAAATGA
- the LOC117635105 gene encoding GTPase ERA-like, chloroplastic: MELALHMSASFCRENSLTHYCHSKFLTTQDYQKALFPHFTRKSQLQQPKNRLKRTSKLVVSATKQRLWISEQQQGQEEEEEEEEAEEEEEDDEEEEYAYSEDESSLLSLSEKPDRSMAMLDEYEIEELDYAIDPNHRSGYVAVLGKPNVGKSTLSNQMVGQKLSIVTDKPQTTRHRILGICSGTDYQMILYDTPGVIEKKMHKLDSMMMKNVRSAVINADCVLVLVDACKVPEKIDEVLEEGVGNQADRLPPTLLVMNKKDLIKPGEIAKKLEWYEKFTNVDEVIPVSAKHGQGVEDVKHWILSKLPFGPAYYPKDIVSEHPERFFVSEIVREKIFMQYRKEIPYVCQVNVVSYKTRPTAKDFIQVEIVVEKNSQKIIVIGKEGRALKLLATAARLDIENFLQKKVFLEVEVKVKENWRQDEVLLKNYGYGGQIQAL; this comes from the exons ATGGAGCTAGCTCTACACATGTCCGCTTCTTTTTGCAGAGAGAACTCTCTAACCCATTACTGCCACTCCAAATTCCTAACAACCCAAGATTACCAAAAGGctctttttcctcattttaCCAGAAAATCCCAATTGCAGCAGCCTAAGAATCGACTAAAGAGGACTTCGAAACTTGTGGTTTCAGCCACAAAACAACGGCTTTGGATTAGCGAACAACAGCAAggccaagaagaagaagaagaagaagaagaagcagaagaagaagaggaagatgatgaagaagaagagtacGCTTATTCGGAGGACGAGTCATCATTGTTGTCTCTGAGTGAGAAGCCTGACAGGAGCATGGCTATGCTCGATGAATATGAGATAGAGGAGCTTGACTATGCCATCGACCCTAACCATAGAAGTG GGTATGTGGCTGTTCTGGGAAAGCCAAATGTGGGGAAAAGTACTCTTTCAAATCAAATGGTTGGTCAGAAGTTGTCCATAGTTACTGATAAACCTCAAACTACAAGGCATCGAATTCTTGGTATATGTTCTGGCACAGACTATCag ATGATACTTTATGACACACCGGGTGTTATCGAGAAGAAAATGCACAAGTTGGATTCTATGATGATGAAAAATGTTCGCAGTGCTGTCATAAATGCAGATTGTGTACTTGTTCTTGTTGATGCATGTAAAGTGCCTGAAAAA ATCGATGAAGTGTTGGAAGAAGGTGTTGGTAACCAGGCAGATAGGTTGCCGCCCACTTTGCTGGTGATGAATAAGAAGGATTTGATTAAACCTGGTGAAATTGCAAAGAAACTGGAG TGGTATGAGAAATTTACAAACGTTGATGAGGTCATACCTGTGAGTGCTAAACATGGGCAGGGAGTGGAAGATGTCAAGCACTGGATTTTATCAAAACTTCCTTTTGGGCCAGCATATTATCCAAAG GACATTGTCAGTGAGCACCCAGAAAGATTCTTTGTATCTGAAATTGTTCGAGAAAAGATCTTTATGCAATACCGTAAAGAGATTCCTTATGTGTGTCAG GTGAATGTCGTGAGCTACAAAACTAGGCCAACGGCGAAAGATTTTATACAAGTGGAAATTGTCGTTGAAAAGAACTCGCAGAAGATCATTGTTATTGGCAAA GAGGGGAGAGCTCTGAAGCTACTTGCAACAGCTGCACGGCTTGACATAGAAAATTTTTTACAGAAAAAAGTTTTTCTGGAG GTTGAAGTGAAGGTTAAAGAGAACTGGCGGCAAGATGAAGTGCTTTTGAAGAATTATGGCTATGGAGGTCAAATTCAAGCATTATGA
- the LOC117635106 gene encoding mannan endo-1,4-beta-mannosidase 7, protein MKHLALALFLAILIHQQGFPIHVEAGDGFIRTRGVHFLLNGSPYYADGFNGYWLMYVASDPSQRYKVSSVFREATSHGLTVARTWAFSDGGYRPLQYSPGSYNEQMFKGLDFVIAEARRYGIKLILSLVNNYESFGGRKQYVNWARSQGQYLTSDDDFYRNPVVKGYYKNHVTTVLNRYNSYTRVHYKDDPTIMAWELINEPRCTSDPSGRTVQAWIMEMASHVKSIDRNHLLEAGLEGFYGQAIPQRMRLNPGFNIGTDFIANNRIPGIDFATVHSYPDQWLSSSNDQNQLSFLNNWLDTHIQDAQYILRKPVFITEFGKSWKDPGFNTYQRDLLFNTVYSKIYSSARRGGAAAGGLFWQLLTEGMDSFGDGYDIVLSQSPSTANVIAQQSHKLHQIRKIFARIRNAQMWKRARAIRRAEWLARNKGKRIGN, encoded by the exons ATGAAGCATCTAGCTTTGGCTCTTTTTTTAGCTATTCTGATCCACCAACAAGGTTTTCCCATCCATGTTGAAGCAGGTGATGGCTTCATCAGAACCAGGGGAgtgcattttcttttgaatggTAGCCCATACTATGCAGACGGCTTCAATGGCTACTGGTTGATGTATGTGGCTTCTGACCCATCTCAGAGGTACAAAGTTTCATCTGTTTTTCGTGAAGCAACTAGCCATGGGCTCACAGTGGCCAGAACTTGGGCTTTCAGTGATGGAGGTTACAGGCCTCTTCAATACTCCCCTGGCTCCTACAATGAGCAAATGTTCAAG GGGTTGGATTTTGTTATAGCTGAGGCCAGAAGGTATGGGATTAAGCTGATATTAAGCTTGGTGAACAACTATGAGAGCTTTGGTGGAAGGAAGCAGTATGTGAACTGGGCAAGGAGTCAGGGGCAGTACCTCACCTCTGATGATGATTTCTATAGAAACCCTGTTGTTAAGGGTTACTACAAGAACCATGTAACT ACTGTTCTTAACAGATATAACAGCTATACTAGAGTTCATTACAAAGATGACCCAACAATTATGGCCTGGGAGCTTATCAATGAACCTAGATGCACATCAGATCCTTCAGGAAGGACTGTTCAG GCTTGGATAATGGAAATGGCTTCTCATGTGAAATCAATAGACAGAAACCACTTGCTGGAAGCTGGTCTAGAAGGATTTTATGGACAAGCCATACCTCAGAGGATGAGACTCAACCCTGGTTTCAATATAGGAACAGACTTTATTGCAAATAATCGGATTCCCGGCATCGATTTTGCAACAGTTCACTCTTATCCTGATCAATG GTTGTCTAGCTCAAATGATCAAAATCAGCTCTCTTTCTTGAACAACTGGCTCGATACCCACATCCAAGATGCACAATACATTCTTCGAAAGCCGGTGTTCATCACAGAATTTGGGAAATCTTGGAAAGATCCTGGTTTCAACACCTACCAAAGAGACTTGCTCTTCAACACTGTGTATTCCAAGATATACTCTTCAGCAAGAAGAGGAGGAGCAGCTGCTGGGGGCCTATTCTGGCAACTTCTCACTGAAGGCATGGACTCGTTCGGTGATGGGTACGATATAGTTCTGAGCCAGAGTCCCTCAACTGCAAATGTAATTGCTCAACAATCTCACAAGCTCCATCAGATCAGGAAGATTTTTGCCAGGATAAGAAATGCTCAGATGTGGAAAAGGGCAAGGGCCATTAGAAGGGCTGAATGGTTGGCTAGAAACAAAGGCAAGCGTATAGGAAATTGA
- the LOC117635102 gene encoding putative pentatricopeptide repeat-containing protein At3g47840: protein MILSIRPHIRGIFTASAFAHKECRNLLVSEAEPDQLEQNTLLGSHVDMLELNAQLKQLVKVGNVGEARKMFDKMPQRDEISWTNMISGYVGASDASEALALFSNMWVQPGLCTDPFVLSVALKACGLSLNLSYGELVHGYSIKSGFVNSVFVGSALLDMYMKIGKIEQGCRVFDQMPIRNVVSWTTIITGLVRAGYNVEGLEYFSEMWRSKVQYDAYAFAISLKACADLGALNYGRAVHTQTMKKGFDENSFVANSLATMYNKCGKLDYGLQLFAKMRTQDVVSWTSIITTYVWTGQEDLAIKAFIKMHESGVSPNEYTFAAVISGCANLARVEWGEQLHARALHMGLIASLSVGNSIVTMYSKCGRLDSASNVFNEMGIKDIVSWSTVIAGYSQGGYGEEAFQYLSWMRREGPKPNEFPLASVLSVCGSMAMLEQGKQLHAHVLSVGLECTSMVQSALVNMYSKCGSIKEAAKIFDVTEHDDIISWTAMINGYAEHGYYQEAIDLFEKIPSAGLKPDSVTFIGVLAACCHAGLVDLGFHYFNSMRTNFRINPSKEHYGCMIDLLCRAGRLSEAEHMIKGMPFHQDDVVWSTLLRACRLHGDVDCGKRAAEEILKLDPNCAGTHITLANMFAAKGKWREAADVRKMMRSKGVVKEPGWSWIKVKDRISAFVAGDSSHPQGDDIYSVLKLLASKTEGTIQEMRSSLIDVEG from the coding sequence atgATTTTATCAATTCGACCTCATATTCGAGGAATATTTACAGCGTCGGCCTTTGCTCACAAAGAATGTAGAAACCTTCTGGTTTCCGAGGCAGAACCAGACCAGCTAGAGCAGAATACCCTTTTGGGTAGTCATGTAGATATGCTCGAACTCAACGCTCAACTGAAGCAGCTAGTTAAAGTCGGTAATGTGGGAGAGGCTCGGAAAATGTTCGATAAAATGCCTCAAAGAGATGAGATTTCCTGGACCAATATGATTTCAGGTTATGTTGGTGCCTCTGACGCCTCCGAAGCGTTGGCTTTGTTCTCAAACATGTGGGTTCAGCCTGGACTCTGCACGGACCCCTTTGTTCTTAGTGTTGCACTCAAGGCTTGTGGACTTAGTTTGAACTTGTCTTATGGGGAACTAGTTCATGGGTATTCGATAAAATCGGGTTTTGTGAATTCAGTCTTTGTGGGCAGTGCTCTTCTTGACATGTATATGAAGATTGGTAAGATTGAGCAAGGATGTAGAGTCTTTGACCAAATGCCGATAAGAAATGTGGTATCTTGGACTACCATTATAACCGGGCTTGTTCGTGCTGGTTACAATGTGGAGGGTTTGGAGTATTTTTCCGAAATGTGGAGATCAAAAGTACAGTATGATGCATATGCGTTTGCTATCTCATTGAAGGCATGTGCTGATTTGGGTGCTTTGAATTATGGTAGAGCGGTTCACACACAAACAATGAAGAAAGGGTTTGATGAGAACTCATTTGTAGCCAACTCTCTTGCTACCATGTACAATAAATGTGGCAAATTAGACTATGGGTTGCAGTTGTTTGCAAAGATGAGGACCCAGGATGTTGTTTCATGGACATCAATCATTACAACATATGTTTGGACAGGTCAAGAGGACCTTGCAATCAAAGCATTTATAAAAATGCACGAATCCGGCGTGAGTCCTAATGAATACACTTTTGCAGCCGTTATCTCTGGATGTGCCAATCTTGCTAGAGTTGAATGGGGTGAACAATTACATGCCCGCGCATTACACATGGGTCTTATCGCTTCTTTGTCAGTAGGAAATTCCATTGTAACCATGTATTCCAAATGTGGTCGTTTGGATTCAGCTTCTAACGTGTTTAACGAGATGGGCATAAAAGATATTGTTTCATGGAGCACTGTAATTGCAGGGTATTCTCAAGGAGGTTATGGAGAAGAAGCTTTCCAGTATTTGTCGTGGATGAGAAGGGAAGGACCAAAACCAAATGAGTTTCCTCTTGCTAGTGTATTGAGTGTTTGTGGAAGCATGGCAATGCTTGAGCAAGGGAAGCAATTGCATGCTCATGTCCTGTCTGTTGGTTTAGAGTGTACATCTATGGTACAAAGTGCTCTAGTCAATATGTATTCAAAATGTGGAAGTATAAAAGAAGCTGCAAAAATCTTTGATGTGACAGAACATGATGATATTATTTCATGGACAGCCATGATTAATGGATATGCTGAACATGGGTACTACCAAGAAGCCATTGATCTGTTTGAGAAGATTCCTAGTGCTGGTCTGAAACCAGACTCGGTCACCTTCATTGGTGTTCTTGCTGCTTGTTGCCATGCTGGATTGGTTGATCTTGGTTTCCACTACTTCAATTCGATGAGAACTAACTTTAGGATTAATCCTTCAAAAGAACACTATGGCTGCATGATTGATCTCCTCTGTCGAGCTGGACGGTTAAGCGAGGCAGAACATATGATCAAAGGTATGCCCTTTCACCAGGATGATGTTGTTTGGTCTACTCTGCTTAGAGCATGTAGGCTCCATGGTGATGTTGACTGTGGAAAACGTGCTGCAGAGGAGATTCTTAAATTAGACCCAAATTGTGCAGGGACTCATATAACCCTGGCAAATATGTTTGCTGCCAAAGGCAAGTGGAGGGAAGCAGCAGATGTAAGGAAAATGATGAGATCAAAGGGGGTAGTTAAGGAGCCCGGATGGTCATGGATAAAGGTCAAGGATCGGATTTCTGCATTTGTTGCTGGAGATAGTTCTCATCCACAAGGTGATGATATATACAGTGTGTTGAAATTGCTAGCTTCAAAGACAGAAGGCACTATTCAGGAAATGAGGTCTTCATTAATTGATGTTGAAGGTTAG
- the LOC117635107 gene encoding lipid phosphate phosphatase epsilon 2, chloroplastic, translating into MSSAAAATNFHQPNLELFTCRSCTLKSLKPISSLRFHTSKFVFSGGLLLVPKKGVSGRRRRSRAMGPNSMVELIKMLPFRNPDDDDDEEGVGVLQRDDYVDGPSELSPLIVDKGWESTLNRLSKWIISALFAVVILWRHDAEAMWAAMGSVANTILSLALKNILNQERPVPSLRSEPGMPSSHAQSIFYIVLFTIWSVVEWLGINEITLTIGAFALATGIYLSWLRVLQKLHTLSQVVVGATFGTIFSILWLLLWNAFVYRAFISSLWVRIVIALWAAGFCLGFVVYVIRHWLRDER; encoded by the exons ATGtcatcagcagcagcagccacCAATTTCCACCAGCCAAACCTCGAACTCTTTACCTGCCGATCTTGCACGCTCAAATCTCTGAAACCCATTTCTTCTCTACGATTTCACActtcaaaatttgttttctctgGTGGGTTATTATTAGTCCCCAAGAAAGGTGTTTctgggaggaggaggaggagcagaGCCATGGGCCCCAACTCCATGGTTGAGCTAATAAAGATGCTACCTTTTAGGAAccctgatgatgatgatgatgaagaaggcGTTGGAGTGCTTCAACGTGATGATTATGTTGATGGGCCTTCAGAATTGAGTCCTTTGATTGTGGATAAAGGGTGGGAATCTACACTCAATCGACTG AGCAAGTGGATTATATCTGCCCTTTTTGCTGTTGTGATTCTATGGAGGCATGATGCTGAAGCCATGTGGGCTGCTATGGGGTCTGTTGCAAATACCATTCTATCTTTGGCACTCAAAAATATACTAAACCAGGAGAGACCTGTTCCCTCATTGAGATCTGAGCCTGGAATGCCTTCTTCCCATGCACAATCTATCTTCTACATTGTTTTGTTCACAATTTGGTCAG TTGTGGAATGGCTAGGGATAAATGAGATTACCCTGACCATCGGTGCTTTTGCCTTAGCAACTGGGATATATCTT TCGTGGTTACGAGTCTTGCAAAAACTTCATACACTCAGCCAAGTGGTTGTGGGTGCTACATTTGGAACCATTTTCTCCATTCTTTGGTTGTTGTTATGGAATGCTTTTGTGTATAGAGCATTTATTTCCTCTTTATGGGTTCGAATAGTTATAGCATTGTGGGCTGCTGGGTTTTGCCTAGGATTTGTTGTATACGTAATTCGTCATTGGCTCAGGGATGAACGTTGA
- the LOC117634814 gene encoding uncharacterized protein LOC117634814 produces MEAWDFHDVKAEKASAMRRYNRLRSIAKLFRFAELGAGVVFVSWTFSRLPIALTLSRDYFRLLSGVVSSPLFVFFLCHVIIASLVLKSRHVASAHNHDGAVEAKLCEELIENGGGVGGSGSSSKSQFGDDVISGVREEEEVVYQDKQIVSEVNSADPKADTDSSSDSESEFLKIIRRTRSEKFEREPKTAKLRRSETEIGRKSMNAGEDYRPENMEAEDNLSNEEFQRTIEAFIEKQLKFRHQESLAIVLPKKS; encoded by the coding sequence ATGGAGGCGTGGGATTTCCACGACGTGAAAGCAGAGAAAGCGAGCGCGATGCGAAGGTACAATCGCCTCCGGAGCATTGCGAAACTCTTTCGCTTCGCCGAGCTTGGCGCCGGCGTTGTCTTCGTCTCCTGGACCTTCTCTCGTCTCCCCATCGCACTCACTCTCTCGCGCGACTACTTCCGCCTCCTCTCCGGCGTCGTTTCGAGCCCCctcttcgtcttcttcctcTGCCACGTCATCATCGCATCTCTCGTCCTCAAGTCCCGCCACGTCGCCTCGGCTCATAACCACGACGGCGCCGTCGAAGCCAAGCTCTGCGAGGAGCTCATCGAAAACGGCGGTGGAGTTGGCGGCAGCGGCAGCAGTTCGAAGTCTCAGTTTGGAGACGACGTCATTTCGGGCGtgagggaggaggaggaggttgtGTACCAGGACAAGCAGATCGTTTCCGAGGTGAACTCGGCCGATCCGAAAGCGGACACTGACTCGTCCTCGGACTCGGAATCGGAGTTTCTGAAGATTATTCGGAGAACGAGGTCGGAGAAGTTCGAGAGAGAGCCGAAAACGGCGAAGCTACGGCGATCGGAGACCGAGATTGGCCGGAAATCCATGAATGCAGGCGAGGATTATCGGCCGGAAAATATGGAGGCGGAGGACAATCTGAGTAACGAGGAGTTTCAGCGCACCATAGAAGCTTTCATAGAGAAGCAGTTGAAGTTTCGTCACCAGGAGTCTCTGGCCATTGTTCTTCCAAAGAAGAGCTAA